One Heptranchias perlo isolate sHepPer1 unplaced genomic scaffold, sHepPer1.hap1 HAP1_SCAFFOLD_88, whole genome shotgun sequence genomic window carries:
- the LOC137319597 gene encoding probable G-protein coupled receptor 139, with product MAVADRLVVITDLILRQIPIVYRAQFEFLRWYIPVCNIHAALLFAATDCSVWFTVTFTFDRFVAICCQNLKIKYCTERTATVLLGTVSVLSCLKNIFWCFMFRGGYKLYNSPWFCIVTISVRYSRIWGVIELLHYILTPCVPFILILLLNTLTVRHILVASRARRRLRGNSSGENPRDPEMESRRKSIILLFVISGNFILLWSVFMVYSVWSRLWWLGYGSVFLPEFVQELGFMLQLLSCCTNTCIYAVTQTKFREQLKNVVKYPFTVVVKFIK from the coding sequence atggcagTGGCGGATCGACTGGTCGTGATCACCGATCTGATCCTgaggcagattccgattgtttaTCGGGCACAATTCGAATTCCTGCGGTGGTacatccccgtgtgtaatattcacgccgccctgcttttcgcagccacagactgttccgtCTGGTTCactgtcactttcacctttgatcgatttgtggccatttgttgccagaatctgaaaattaaatattgcaccgagagaacggcgacTGTgcttctgggaacagtgagtgtgctgagctgtttgaagaacattTTCTGGTGCTTCATGTTCAGAGGAGGGTATAAGCTTTACAATAGCCCCTGGTTTTGCATTGTAACAATCAGTGTTCGGTATTCCCGGATATGGGGAGTAAttgaactccttcattatatcctCACCCCGTGCGTCCCATTTATTCTGATTCTGTTGCTCAATactttaaccgtcagacacattttagtggccagcagagcccgcaggagactccggggcaaCAGCAGTGGAGAGaatcccagagacccagagatggagagccgaaggaaatccatcattttactgtttgttatctcggggaatttcatcctgttgTGGTCGGTGTTTATGGTGTATTCTGTATGGAGCCGTTTGTGGTGGTTGGGGTATGGGTCTGTATTTCTCCCTGAgtttgtacaagaactgggattcatgctccagctcctgagttgctgcacaaacacttgtatttatgccgtgacccagacgaaattcagagagcagttgaagaacgtggtgaaatatccctttactgtcgttgttaaattcattaaataa